A single genomic interval of Picosynechococcus sp. PCC 7003 harbors:
- a CDS encoding RodZ domain-containing protein, with amino-acid sequence MKETAIHSPIPQQEYLAQIGVQLQQQRLAKGWSLAFVSRKTNIRRALLESIEAGRLEELPEPVYLQGLLRCYAACLGLDGMAIAQEFPQAEPQNRWHIPHWSQFIYHFQLRPSHLYLAYLLIIVATVQSLGNIVRNQNPSLTPQLDPALVESKIPARQENTTTQSIASSQPVATTNPDGNAADASESVVVDIQTQEMAWMRVEIDGQTAFEGTLAKGTQKQWIADESVRVRSGNAGAVYITINNQQPHRLGEPGAVEEFTYQAKADNNKPKTQASS; translated from the coding sequence ATGAAGGAGACAGCGATCCATTCCCCCATCCCCCAGCAAGAATACCTTGCCCAAATCGGTGTCCAGTTGCAGCAACAACGCCTCGCCAAAGGCTGGTCTCTCGCCTTTGTTTCCCGTAAAACCAATATTCGCCGGGCACTCCTGGAAAGCATTGAAGCAGGTCGCCTTGAGGAGTTACCAGAGCCGGTTTATCTCCAAGGTCTTCTGCGTTGCTATGCGGCATGTCTTGGCCTCGATGGTATGGCGATCGCCCAGGAATTTCCCCAAGCCGAGCCCCAAAACCGTTGGCACATTCCCCACTGGAGCCAATTTATCTATCATTTCCAGTTGCGGCCTAGCCACCTTTACCTTGCCTATTTGTTGATCATCGTCGCCACAGTGCAATCCTTGGGTAATATCGTCCGTAACCAAAATCCCAGTCTGACGCCCCAGCTAGATCCGGCACTTGTAGAAAGTAAAATCCCAGCCCGTCAAGAAAACACGACTACCCAAAGCATAGCCTCATCTCAACCCGTCGCCACCACCAACCCCGATGGCAATGCAGCAGACGCATCAGAATCAGTGGTGGTTGATATCCAAACCCAAGAAATGGCTTGGATGCGGGTGGAAATCGATGGTCAAACGGCCTTTGAAGGCACCCTCGCTAAGGGCACCCAAAAACAATGGATCGCCGATGAAAGTGTGCGCGTCCGTTCCGGTAATGCCGGGGCTGTTTACATCACCATCAATAACCAACAACCCCATCGTTTAGGGGAACCCGGTGCCGTCGAAGAGTTTACCTACCAGGCCAAAGCCGACAACAACAAACCTAAAACCCAGGCATCTTCTTAG
- a CDS encoding pseudouridine synthase, giving the protein MAERVQKILARWGIASRRGAEKLILAGRVTLNGKPVQLGDQADPEGDRLCVDGKPLKVAERPRHYYYLIHKPKGVVSTCADPKGRSTVLDLLPPPLRQGKGIHPIGRLDAQSTGALLLTNDGDFTLALTHPRYHIPKTYRVWLKGKVPEHILDQWRQGVMLGDRRTLPTQIHLKTITQDKTCIDIMLTEGRNRQIRRVADQLGFPVVKLHRLAIGNLHLGDLQRGQARPLTKAEIKQLRSKYNSNFPFHSSAPVREYQA; this is encoded by the coding sequence ATGGCTGAAAGAGTGCAAAAGATTCTCGCCCGTTGGGGCATTGCTTCACGGCGAGGCGCAGAAAAACTCATTCTCGCTGGACGGGTTACCCTCAATGGCAAACCCGTTCAGTTGGGTGATCAAGCAGATCCAGAAGGCGATCGCCTCTGTGTTGACGGTAAACCCCTCAAGGTTGCTGAACGGCCACGACATTACTATTACCTTATCCACAAACCCAAGGGGGTGGTTTCTACCTGTGCCGATCCTAAGGGACGATCTACGGTCTTAGATTTACTGCCCCCACCGCTCCGACAGGGAAAGGGAATTCATCCTATTGGCCGTCTCGATGCCCAATCCACAGGGGCGTTGCTGCTGACCAATGACGGTGATTTCACCCTGGCCTTAACTCATCCTCGGTACCACATTCCCAAAACCTATCGCGTTTGGCTAAAAGGGAAAGTGCCAGAGCATATCCTCGACCAGTGGCGTCAGGGGGTAATGTTAGGCGATCGCCGCACTTTGCCCACCCAAATTCACCTCAAAACCATTACCCAAGATAAAACCTGTATTGATATCATGCTTACCGAAGGGCGCAACCGCCAGATTCGTCGGGTAGCTGATCAGCTCGGTTTTCCTGTGGTAAAACTCCATCGTTTAGCCATTGGCAACCTACACCTGGGCGATCTGCAACGGGGCCAAGCCCGTCCCCTAACCAAAGCTGAGATCAAACAGCTCCGATCCAAATATAATTCTAATTTTCCATTCCATTCATCCGCCCCAGTCCGGGAGTACCAAGCATGA
- a CDS encoding S1 RNA-binding domain-containing protein — MTAEPNPAIAFSMDDFEHALTEHDYHFEQGQVVTGKIFEHLSDGVLVDIGGKSPGFSPLRDALLAGETDAHTALPVGENVEFLIVRGQNAEGQVTLSRRKLAEQRVWEDLAQAAEAGNSVQMRVTGSNRGGVTGDVQGLRGFIPNSHLVDKNIDDLMGQLLTVNFLEFDQERRKLVLSQRYAAQAEVMRRLSIGALVSGTVVNLKPYGVFVELDGMTGLLHRSQISAKPVEQIEALFSIGQTVRVLITDIEESNNRISLSLQALEKFPGEVIEQFDAVQTNAEERVEAARKKLNLV; from the coding sequence ATGACTGCAGAGCCTAATCCCGCGATCGCCTTTTCCATGGACGACTTTGAGCATGCCCTCACCGAACATGACTACCATTTCGAACAGGGGCAAGTGGTCACAGGAAAAATTTTTGAACATCTATCCGATGGCGTCCTCGTGGATATTGGTGGAAAATCACCTGGGTTTTCTCCCCTCCGGGATGCACTCCTGGCTGGCGAGACAGATGCCCATACGGCTCTGCCCGTGGGCGAAAACGTTGAATTTTTGATTGTCCGGGGCCAAAACGCCGAAGGTCAAGTTACCCTGTCTCGCCGCAAATTAGCTGAACAACGGGTTTGGGAAGATCTCGCCCAAGCCGCCGAAGCAGGCAACTCCGTCCAGATGCGCGTCACAGGTAGTAACCGGGGCGGCGTCACTGGTGATGTTCAAGGACTGCGGGGCTTTATTCCCAACTCTCACCTAGTCGATAAAAATATCGATGATCTAATGGGGCAACTCCTGACAGTCAACTTCTTGGAGTTTGACCAAGAACGTCGCAAATTAGTGCTGTCCCAACGCTATGCTGCCCAAGCCGAAGTGATGCGTCGCCTGTCAATTGGGGCTTTGGTCAGTGGTACCGTGGTGAATCTCAAGCCCTACGGCGTTTTCGTTGAACTCGATGGCATGACTGGACTCCTCCACCGCAGTCAAATTAGTGCCAAGCCCGTTGAACAAATCGAAGCCCTCTTTAGCATTGGCCAAACGGTGCGGGTGCTGATCACAGACATTGAAGAAAGTAATAATCGCATTTCCCTGTCCCTACAGGCCCTCGAAAAATTCCCCGGTGAAGTGATCGAGCAGTTTGACGCAGTACAAACCAATGCCGAGGAACGGGTAGAGGCAGCCCGCAAAAAACTCAATCTGGTTTAA
- a CDS encoding class I SAM-dependent methyltransferase produces MTVSSSRQSTDFRVKLANGLLAIRPIAALAKNRARAMMIQRAERLGVPWRETVATLKQRDWQGDLAAVENPDLEYPEYYLRSFHAYEAGNLGWEPALEVESAAYSVHSTLFGEPNVQGDALLRDSYHQILKFNIDITPEKIVDIGCSVGMSTEALQQVFPQTQLTGVDLSPYFLAVAKYRTAHHADQFTWCHAPGEDTNLPGQSFDLVSCSLIFHELPQTAAIAIFREAKRLLRPGGYFAMMDMNPQAEVYKKMPPYILTLLKSTEPYLDQYFSLDVAEELQRAGFEAPFIQENTVRHRTVIAKVRD; encoded by the coding sequence ATGACCGTAAGCTCTTCTCGCCAATCCACCGATTTCCGTGTCAAGCTAGCCAATGGCCTTTTGGCAATTCGACCGATCGCCGCCCTTGCGAAAAACCGCGCCCGGGCGATGATGATTCAGCGGGCCGAAAGGTTAGGGGTGCCCTGGCGGGAGACTGTGGCGACCTTGAAACAACGGGATTGGCAGGGGGATCTTGCAGCGGTTGAAAATCCGGATTTAGAGTATCCCGAATATTATCTGCGCTCATTCCACGCCTATGAGGCTGGAAATTTGGGTTGGGAGCCGGCCCTAGAGGTCGAATCGGCGGCCTATTCTGTCCATTCAACCTTGTTTGGTGAACCGAACGTCCAAGGGGATGCGTTGCTGCGGGATAGCTACCACCAAATTCTGAAATTTAACATTGATATTACCCCTGAAAAAATTGTCGATATTGGCTGCAGTGTGGGCATGAGTACGGAAGCATTGCAGCAGGTTTTCCCCCAAACACAATTGACGGGAGTAGATTTGTCGCCTTATTTTTTGGCAGTCGCAAAATATCGCACCGCTCATCACGCAGATCAGTTTACCTGGTGCCACGCGCCCGGAGAGGATACCAACCTGCCGGGACAATCATTTGATTTGGTGTCCTGTTCTTTGATTTTCCATGAGCTGCCCCAGACAGCGGCGATCGCCATTTTCCGAGAAGCCAAACGACTTCTTAGACCAGGTGGCTATTTTGCGATGATGGACATGAATCCCCAGGCGGAAGTTTATAAAAAAATGCCCCCCTATATTTTGACGTTGCTCAAAAGTACAGAACCCTATTTGGATCAGTATTTCAGCCTGGATGTGGCCGAGGAATTGCAGCGGGCTGGGTTTGAGGCCCCCTTCATCCAAGAAAATACCGTTCGTCACCGCACGGTCATTGCCAAGGTCAGGGATTAA
- a CDS encoding DUF760 domain-containing protein — MIFNSDFFSADVDEQAANNLMEYLQQQNPDVLARVAQSASSEIKDIIAHNVRGLIGVLPPDDFQVSITTDRENLANLLASAMMTGYFLGQMEQRMNLESSLVESGSLHTDLDFE, encoded by the coding sequence ATGATTTTTAACTCTGACTTCTTTTCCGCCGACGTTGACGAACAAGCCGCAAACAATTTAATGGAATACTTGCAACAGCAAAATCCGGACGTACTTGCACGGGTGGCCCAGTCCGCTAGCTCGGAGATAAAAGATATCATCGCCCACAATGTCAGAGGCTTAATCGGTGTCTTACCTCCAGATGATTTTCAAGTAAGCATTACCACCGACCGCGAAAATTTAGCAAATCTCCTGGCGTCTGCCATGATGACAGGTTATTTCCTCGGCCAGATGGAACAACGCATGAACCTAGAGTCTAGCCTCGTTGAATCTGGCTCCCTCCATACGGACTTAGACTTTGAGTAG
- a CDS encoding PAS domain-containing sensor histidine kinase codes for MQYNPALIKALGDIVYERCLTSGAMVWYGDFTRVLGYSAAEMGENSQIWLDRLYPEDQTKVLATLEQACTQQQAYELDYRFQHRDGSYVWIQDRGVPKDAVAQELGQFWVIGVMRDISDRKQVELDMHNALMREKELNQLKTRFIDIASHEFRTPLTSILGFTELLEQYAHKFDPEAQRRHLQRIKGAAQRLQTLVDDVLSVSRVDAGQLTLEPAPMHFEGLCQDIIEELQVVFGHTHPIRFDFAPKYQGDRRLLPVLDAKIIRHVLSNLLSNALKYSFPGEAVSLAVRCGEQQVSITVTDQGIGIPKTDLPHLFEPFHRAQNVGKIPGTGLGLHIVKRYIDLHNGTIMVASLVNSGTTFRVDIPCSFVSNP; via the coding sequence ATGCAATATAATCCCGCTCTGATCAAAGCCCTTGGCGACATCGTCTACGAACGCTGTTTAACCTCAGGTGCAATGGTTTGGTACGGGGATTTTACGCGGGTTTTGGGGTATTCTGCCGCGGAAATGGGTGAAAATTCTCAAATTTGGCTAGATCGGCTCTATCCAGAGGATCAAACCAAAGTCTTGGCCACCCTAGAACAAGCCTGTACCCAACAACAAGCCTACGAGTTGGACTATCGGTTTCAGCATCGTGACGGCTCCTATGTTTGGATCCAGGATCGGGGGGTCCCCAAGGATGCTGTTGCGCAAGAGTTGGGTCAATTTTGGGTGATTGGGGTGATGCGTGACATTAGCGATCGCAAACAGGTAGAGCTCGATATGCACAATGCCCTGATGCGTGAAAAAGAACTCAATCAACTGAAAACCCGTTTCATTGACATCGCTTCCCACGAATTTCGCACCCCTTTAACCTCGATTTTGGGCTTTACAGAACTCCTCGAACAATACGCCCACAAATTTGACCCGGAGGCGCAACGGCGGCATCTACAGCGAATTAAGGGGGCGGCCCAACGGCTCCAAACCCTAGTTGATGATGTGCTTTCGGTCAGTCGTGTTGATGCGGGGCAACTCACCCTAGAACCAGCGCCTATGCATTTTGAAGGGCTATGCCAGGACATCATCGAAGAGCTGCAAGTTGTGTTTGGCCATACCCACCCAATCCGGTTTGATTTCGCCCCCAAATACCAAGGCGATCGCCGCCTCTTACCCGTACTAGACGCCAAGATTATCCGCCATGTTTTGTCGAATTTACTCTCGAACGCCCTCAAATATTCCTTTCCCGGTGAAGCCGTCAGCCTGGCGGTTCGTTGCGGCGAGCAACAAGTCAGCATCACCGTCACAGATCAAGGAATTGGCATTCCCAAAACTGATTTACCCCATTTATTCGAACCCTTTCACCGAGCCCAAAATGTCGGCAAAATTCCAGGCACCGGTTTGGGGCTACACATTGTGAAACGTTACATCGACTTGCACAATGGTACGATTATGGTCGCAAGTCTCGTGAATTCTGGCACCACATTCCGCGTTGATATTCCCTGCTCTTTCGTGAGTAATCCATGA
- a CDS encoding bifunctional diguanylate cyclase/phosphodiesterase, with amino-acid sequence MVASSLSPTILVIEDEDSIRELIVTLLIAEDYQVLEAENGQIGVGIAIENRPDLIICDIMMPGMDGYGVLEILQADPETETIPFIFLTAKGTKENIRQGMNLGADDYLTKPFTTYELLDAIKTRLRKRRSWQGYFQQKKQAGDRQQINYAVTHDPITQLPNQLALRDDLNRLLKQWEPFVHQQLKPHESWQIPIVYLSVDRFEKINELFGYQFGNVVLKHIVRQLVTVVAEDAYLACLNYTDFVVIYPPSCAVNEAELNQMAEQILEAFESPLTVNGQKILINWYIGMITMPYREYNFDKYLNQAKEAMETARQRGNTNYYFYFQEAQINANHQNLLLDADLYDAIQENQLTLYYQPKISTTTGKIVGAEALIRWFHPTLGMVSPAKFIPLAEKNGLITSIGEWVFRAACHQAQQWMQGEMATPKIAVNLSGRQFYQSQLVENLVEITQKYGVNPAQIELEVTESILISDVELAIAHLQALKNSGFPIAIDDFGTGYSSLSYLQNFPFDILKIDRCFVRNVAHNITNSTIVKHIIMMAKQLELTTVAEGVETMAELEFLKTQHCDEIQGFLFSPPVPAEKFTAMLQADQNFYEPCPISPEPA; translated from the coding sequence ATGGTTGCCTCCTCACTTTCCCCTACCATTCTCGTCATTGAAGACGAAGATTCCATCCGAGAGCTAATCGTTACGCTGCTCATCGCCGAAGATTATCAGGTTCTAGAGGCAGAAAATGGACAGATTGGCGTTGGGATTGCCATCGAAAATCGTCCAGATTTGATTATTTGCGACATTATGATGCCGGGCATGGATGGTTATGGGGTCTTAGAAATTCTCCAAGCGGATCCGGAAACCGAGACGATCCCGTTTATTTTCTTAACGGCTAAAGGCACCAAAGAAAACATTCGCCAGGGGATGAATTTGGGGGCCGATGATTACCTCACGAAACCCTTTACAACCTACGAATTACTCGACGCCATTAAAACGCGTTTGCGGAAACGTCGTTCTTGGCAAGGCTATTTCCAGCAGAAAAAACAGGCCGGCGATCGCCAACAAATCAACTACGCCGTCACCCACGATCCCATTACCCAGCTTCCCAACCAACTCGCCCTCCGGGATGACCTCAACCGCCTCCTCAAGCAGTGGGAACCGTTTGTTCACCAACAACTCAAACCCCATGAATCATGGCAAATTCCGATTGTTTACCTGAGCGTTGATCGATTTGAAAAAATAAACGAACTCTTTGGGTATCAATTTGGCAATGTTGTCCTCAAACACATTGTGCGCCAGTTGGTGACGGTGGTGGCCGAGGATGCCTATTTAGCCTGTTTAAATTACACAGATTTTGTGGTGATTTATCCCCCCAGTTGCGCGGTGAATGAGGCCGAGCTCAATCAAATGGCAGAGCAAATCCTAGAAGCCTTTGAGAGCCCCCTGACGGTCAATGGACAAAAGATCTTAATCAATTGGTACATCGGGATGATTACCATGCCCTACCGGGAATACAATTTTGATAAGTACCTCAACCAAGCAAAAGAGGCGATGGAGACGGCGCGTCAACGGGGTAACACAAACTACTATTTCTATTTCCAAGAAGCGCAAATTAATGCCAATCACCAAAATCTGCTTCTCGATGCGGATCTTTACGACGCGATCCAAGAAAATCAATTAACCCTGTATTACCAACCCAAGATTAGTACCACGACTGGAAAAATTGTCGGTGCAGAAGCGCTCATTCGCTGGTTTCATCCCACCTTGGGCATGGTGTCACCGGCTAAATTTATTCCCCTCGCTGAAAAAAATGGTTTGATCACTAGCATTGGTGAATGGGTGTTTCGGGCCGCCTGTCACCAGGCTCAACAGTGGATGCAAGGAGAAATGGCCACTCCGAAGATCGCCGTCAATCTTTCTGGACGACAGTTTTACCAATCACAACTGGTCGAAAATCTAGTCGAAATCACCCAGAAGTACGGGGTTAATCCGGCCCAAATTGAGTTGGAAGTGACCGAAAGTATTTTAATCTCGGATGTGGAATTGGCGATCGCCCATCTGCAAGCCCTAAAAAATTCCGGTTTTCCCATTGCCATTGATGACTTTGGGACAGGCTACTCTTCCCTGAGCTACCTCCAAAACTTCCCCTTTGATATCCTCAAAATTGACCGCTGTTTTGTCCGCAACGTCGCCCATAACATTACCAACTCCACCATTGTCAAACACATCATCATGATGGCCAAGCAGCTCGAACTAACCACCGTCGCCGAAGGGGTCGAAACCATGGCCGAATTAGAATTCCTCAAGACGCAACATTGTGACGAGATCCAGGGATTTTTATTTAGTCCGCCGGTGCCCGCCGAAAAATTTACAGCGATGCTCCAGGCCGACCAAAACTTTTACGAACCGTGTCCAATCTCACCCGAGCCCGCCTAG
- a CDS encoding TldD/PmbA family protein: protein MVQAAPHPQHLTFSDLAQAAIQLIRQQGCEYGEIRLCTYRKQRLWAQDRSLKRLSDNVSAGFGVRVLWQGAWGFAASHRRTTAEMVRVVQLAIDIAKGSHLSQREPIRLVPVPAYRDRYETPIQIDPFAVSLTEKTDLLLDLTDRFLGHDPQIKKAYAYLSFTQEDKIFASTEGSLIEQRLYRSGAGMGCTAVANGDAQGRKYERSPLNLGYEHIEPETLRNNVERVAQEAIEKVHAPEAPSGETTLILKPSHLWLPIHESVGHPTELDRVYGYEANFAGTSFATTNHLNQLQYAAPWVNFKADRTQPGGRSTAGYDDEGVKAQEWYVVKDGILTDYLTDRETAHRLGRPESNGCAFADSWASVPMVRIPNLGLEPGEPGGDRTATLAEMIADTKDGYLIDGDDTFSIDQQRRNFQFGGNGVWYIKNGQLNGMVKNLTYQSMTTEFWNKVEAIAPASELEQRGTDMCGKGEPMQIAQMTHACVPIRVGNITIGR, encoded by the coding sequence ATGGTTCAAGCCGCGCCTCACCCCCAACATTTGACGTTTAGCGACCTCGCCCAAGCTGCTATTCAGCTGATCCGGCAACAGGGTTGTGAGTATGGCGAAATTCGTCTCTGTACCTATCGCAAGCAGCGACTCTGGGCCCAGGATCGTTCCCTCAAACGCCTCAGCGATAATGTCAGTGCCGGTTTTGGGGTGCGGGTACTGTGGCAGGGAGCTTGGGGATTTGCCGCGAGCCACCGGCGGACGACCGCAGAGATGGTACGCGTTGTGCAATTAGCCATCGATATTGCCAAAGGCAGTCACCTCAGCCAACGGGAACCCATTCGTTTGGTGCCAGTGCCCGCCTACCGCGATCGCTACGAAACGCCGATTCAAATTGATCCGTTTGCGGTGTCCCTCACGGAAAAAACAGACCTCCTCCTCGATTTAACGGATCGGTTCCTGGGCCATGATCCCCAGATTAAAAAAGCCTATGCCTATCTGAGCTTTACCCAAGAGGACAAAATCTTTGCTTCGACGGAAGGATCTTTAATTGAACAACGGCTCTATCGCAGTGGGGCCGGGATGGGTTGTACGGCGGTGGCCAATGGGGATGCCCAGGGTCGCAAATATGAGCGATCGCCCTTAAATCTCGGCTATGAACACATCGAACCGGAAACCCTCCGCAACAATGTCGAGCGCGTCGCCCAGGAAGCCATCGAAAAAGTCCATGCCCCCGAAGCTCCCAGCGGTGAAACAACCTTGATCCTTAAACCCAGTCATCTCTGGCTTCCAATCCATGAATCTGTCGGCCATCCCACGGAGTTAGACCGGGTTTATGGCTATGAGGCGAATTTTGCCGGGACAAGTTTTGCCACCACGAATCATCTCAATCAACTGCAATACGCAGCCCCCTGGGTGAATTTCAAGGCAGACCGCACCCAACCCGGTGGTCGCAGCACCGCTGGCTATGACGATGAGGGGGTTAAGGCCCAGGAATGGTACGTTGTCAAAGATGGCATTTTGACGGATTACCTCACTGACCGAGAAACCGCCCACCGCCTCGGCCGACCGGAAAGTAATGGTTGTGCTTTCGCCGATAGTTGGGCCAGTGTTCCCATGGTGCGGATTCCGAATCTCGGCCTCGAACCGGGAGAACCTGGGGGCGATCGCACGGCAACCCTCGCGGAAATGATCGCCGATACCAAAGACGGTTATCTCATCGACGGGGATGATACTTTTTCCATTGATCAACAGCGGCGGAATTTTCAATTTGGCGGTAATGGGGTCTGGTACATCAAAAACGGTCAACTCAACGGCATGGTCAAAAATCTCACTTACCAGAGCATGACCACAGAATTCTGGAATAAAGTAGAGGCGATCGCCCCAGCTTCAGAATTAGAACAGCGCGGCACCGATATGTGCGGCAAAGGAGAGCCAATGCAGATTGCCCAAATGACCCACGCCTGTGTCCCTATCCGAGTAGGCAACATCACCATTGGTCGTTAA
- the rsmI gene encoding 16S rRNA (cytidine(1402)-2'-O)-methyltransferase, translating to MTTSGTLYLVGTPIGNLDDMTFRAIATLKTVDLIAAEDTRHTGKLLKHFQIATPQISYHDHNRHQRQVQLLEKLHSGLNIALVSDAGLPGISDPGFELVASAIDAAITVVPIPGVSAGLTGLIASGISPEKFVFEGFLPPKKKDRHQLLAQLCEEPRTLIFYEAPHRLVKTLTDLLEHFAGDRPLVCARELTKLHEEFWRGTLETALTHYQQHNPKGEFTLILAGASPTTDQEAPTDAEILAQLQTLIQQGMSRSGASRTLAQQLNLSRRHIYQLSTDLES from the coding sequence ATGACGACCTCCGGCACCCTTTATCTGGTGGGCACCCCCATCGGCAACCTTGATGACATGACTTTCCGGGCGATCGCCACCCTCAAAACCGTTGATTTGATCGCCGCCGAAGACACCCGACACACCGGCAAACTTCTCAAGCATTTTCAAATTGCCACCCCCCAAATCAGCTACCACGACCACAACCGGCACCAACGACAGGTGCAACTCCTCGAAAAATTGCACAGTGGGCTAAATATTGCTCTAGTTAGCGATGCCGGATTACCGGGGATCAGCGATCCTGGCTTTGAATTGGTCGCCAGTGCCATCGACGCAGCAATTACGGTGGTGCCCATTCCAGGGGTGAGTGCCGGACTGACGGGTTTAATTGCCTCCGGTATTTCCCCCGAAAAATTTGTCTTTGAAGGTTTTTTACCCCCCAAGAAAAAGGATCGCCATCAACTCTTAGCGCAACTGTGCGAGGAGCCCCGCACCCTAATTTTCTACGAAGCGCCCCATCGATTGGTGAAAACCCTGACGGATTTGCTGGAGCATTTTGCAGGCGATCGCCCCCTTGTGTGCGCTAGGGAACTGACAAAACTCCACGAAGAATTTTGGCGCGGCACCCTAGAAACAGCCCTCACCCATTACCAGCAGCACAACCCCAAGGGGGAATTCACCCTGATTTTGGCCGGGGCGAGCCCAACAACTGACCAGGAGGCACCGACTGATGCGGAAATCTTGGCCCAACTTCAGACGTTAATCCAACAGGGTATGAGCCGTTCCGGGGCTAGTCGCACCCTCGCCCAACAACTCAACCTCTCCCGCCGCCACATTTATCAACTCAGTACTGATCTAGAGAGTTAA
- a CDS encoding FAD-binding oxidoreductase — MVKRVVILGAGVVGAAIAYELSRLDQFEITVLDTSQPASGSTGAALGVLMGIISRKTKGRAWTLRRRSMERFPELLKELAAAGQPVPHNPHGILKLLREPEELAKGDRLRDVRQASGWQLAIWDQEMIQQHCPHLQAGEAAGGIFSPQDFQVQPVPFTQSLLAVAQRNGVHCQFGVSQPRLDVTDQHCQKIVTDQNGYPCDWLIVSAGLGSLEITKNLSESLSLGPVLGQAFHLRVPEQVEPQTSFQPVVSFEDIHVVPLGQGEYWVGATVEFPAETGEITTDANLADQVLQKAIAFYPVLKQAEILRHWSGKRPRPNGQGAPVLKGLAGYDNILLATGHYRNGVLLAPATALTIRDWLLAPETIPF, encoded by the coding sequence ATGGTGAAACGGGTTGTCATTTTAGGCGCAGGGGTCGTCGGCGCGGCGATCGCCTATGAGTTGAGCCGATTAGATCAGTTCGAGATTACGGTTTTAGATACAAGCCAACCAGCGAGTGGGTCAACGGGGGCGGCCCTGGGAGTGCTGATGGGGATCATCAGTCGCAAAACGAAGGGTCGCGCCTGGACATTGCGTCGTCGCAGTATGGAACGCTTTCCTGAGCTTTTGAAAGAACTCGCCGCTGCGGGTCAGCCAGTGCCCCACAATCCCCACGGCATTTTGAAGTTACTGCGCGAACCAGAAGAACTCGCAAAAGGCGATCGCCTCCGGGATGTTCGCCAGGCATCGGGTTGGCAGTTGGCAATCTGGGATCAGGAAATGATTCAGCAACATTGTCCCCACCTCCAAGCCGGGGAAGCCGCTGGCGGCATTTTTTCGCCCCAGGATTTTCAGGTGCAGCCCGTCCCCTTCACCCAATCGCTCCTGGCCGTCGCCCAACGAAATGGTGTGCACTGTCAATTTGGGGTCTCCCAGCCCAGGTTGGATGTCACAGATCAACATTGTCAAAAAATTGTCACAGATCAAAACGGCTATCCTTGTGATTGGCTCATTGTTTCAGCGGGTTTAGGTTCCCTAGAGATAACCAAAAATCTAAGCGAAAGCCTTTCCCTGGGGCCAGTGTTGGGGCAAGCCTTTCACCTGCGCGTGCCAGAACAAGTTGAACCGCAAACTTCTTTTCAACCCGTGGTGAGTTTTGAAGATATCCATGTGGTGCCCCTCGGCCAAGGGGAATATTGGGTGGGGGCGACGGTGGAATTTCCCGCTGAAACAGGTGAGATCACCACCGATGCGAACCTCGCTGATCAAGTGCTCCAAAAGGCGATCGCCTTCTATCCGGTGTTAAAACAGGCAGAAATTCTCCGGCATTGGTCAGGGAAACGGCCCAGACCGAATGGTCAAGGCGCCCCCGTGCTCAAAGGATTAGCGGGTTATGACAATATCCTCCTGGCCACGGGTCACTACCGCAATGGCGTACTCTTGGCCCCAGCTACGGCTTTAACGATCCGCGATTGGCTCCTGGCCCCAGAAACCATTCCTTTTTAA